The following coding sequences are from one Salvia hispanica cultivar TCC Black 2014 chromosome 3, UniMelb_Shisp_WGS_1.0, whole genome shotgun sequence window:
- the LOC125213694 gene encoding 40S ribosomal protein S17-like: MGRVRTKTVKKSSRQVIERYYAKMTLDFHTNKKILEEVAIIPSKRLRNKIAGFSTHLMKRIQKGPVRGISLKLQEEERERRMDFVPDESAIKTDRIEVDQETVDLLESLGMKDLPGVVLREDDGAIGGAAQVSYGRGGGARRY; encoded by the coding sequence ATGGGACGCGTACGGACCAAGACGGTGAAGAAGTCCTCACGGCAAGTGATCGAGAGGTACTACGCGAAGATGACGCTGGATTTCCACACGAACAAGAAGATTCTGGAGGAGGTCGCAATCATCCCGTCGAAGCGCCTCCGCAACAAGATCGCCGGATTCTCCACCCACCTGATGAAGCGCATCCAGAAAGGACCTGTCCGCGGCATCTCTCTGAAGCTCCAGGAGGAGGAGCGCGAGCGGCGCATGGATTTCGTCCCCGACGAGTCCGCGATTAAGACCGACCGCATCGAGGTCGACCAGGAGACCGTCGATCTGCTCGAGTCGCTCGGGATGAAGGATCTGCCCGGCGTTGTCCTCAGAGAGGACGATGGAGCCATTGGAGGCGCGGCGCAAGTGAGCTACGGCCGTGGAGGCGGCGCCAGGAGATACTGA
- the LOC125212264 gene encoding B3 domain-containing protein At2g36080-like isoform X2 yields the protein MPTKHWLSPPISTAAAAKIDLSKEALFEKPLTPSDVGKLNRLVIPKQHAERYFPMNNGGGLLLGFEDEAGKSWRFRYSYWNSSQSYVLTKGWSRFVKEKRLDAGDVVVFTRHPDDLGRLFIGWRRRGADAPPPPNRGGWTGLLYPQIIPKKREIGIRRG from the exons ATGCCAACAAAACATTGGCTCTCTCCTCCCAtctccaccgccgccgcggCGAAAATCGACCTCTCGAAAGAGGCCTTATTCGAGAAGCCGCTGACGCCGAGCGACGTCGGCAAGCTCAACCGCCTCGTCATACCGAAGCAGCACGCCGAGAGGTACTTCCCCATGAACAACGGGGGCGGGCTGCTGCTCGGGTTCGAGGACGAGGCCGGGAAATCGTGGCGATTTCGGTACTCGTATTGGAACAGCAGCCAGAGCTACGTGCTGACGAAGGGGTGGAGCCGCTTCGTCAAGGAGAAGAGGCTCGATGCGGGAGACGTTGTCGTCTTCACGCGCCATCCGGACGACCTCGGTCGCCTCTTCATCGGATGGCGCCGGAGGGGCGCCGATGCCCCTCCGCCGCCGAATCGCGGGGGCTGGACCGGCCTACTTTACCCTCAA ATAATCCcgaaaaagagagaaataggAATTCGAAGAGGCTGA
- the LOC125216521 gene encoding UPF0496 protein At3g19330-like yields the protein MLSCLKTLPPPSTTSYFSSPATQGDSVENTPTSSAQTGHIDLTREYTIAVQTSSYGEIRRTFDQDSSFDQTVVSGHLEGIEGNQLLEQVLQPSRECVQETLSIITPSPLTDLVATYFEHSEQTSRLCFLLYQKVIQARLAYAPIHHLLEDLPLEFDSDSYSLSDSQCNLAYNVFLQFDCLENPFLSHASQNFDNMRQRFSQLTHELDHHPVKPRSRVHLPHYCSAGSALCLIAAAVGVAITAVAIATHALVALAGSPLCFALFPSNMIKKERGSLVQVDEASRSAYVLLRDLDTIDRLVAHLHGDVENDKFSIRHALERDIDKYLIQEVLKQLRRNRPSFMERLAYLEDNLFLCFAAINRTRARVLEKIHPQES from the exons ATGCTATCTTGTTTGAAGACACTGCCACCGCCATCAACAACCAGTTATTTTTCATCCCCTGCTACACAAG GTGATTCGGTTGAGAATACCCCAACGTCAAGTGCTCAAACCGGTCATATTGACCTGACTCGAGAATATACTATTGCAGTCCAAACAAGTTCTTATGGTGAGATTCGCAGAACATTTGACCAAGATAGCTCTTTTGACCAAACCGTAGTTAGCGGACATTTGGAGGGAATTGAGGGAAATCAGTTGTTGGAACAAGTTCTTCAACCAAGCCGTGAGTGTGTTCAAGAGACACTTTCCATTATTACACCCAGCCCGCTTACTGATCTTGTTGCTACGTACTTCGAACATAGCGAGCAAACTTCTCGTTTATGCTTCCTTCTCTACCAGAAAGTCATCCAGGCTCGCTTGGCGTATGCTCCTATACACCATCTTCTTGAGGACCTTCCTCTGGAGTTTGATTCCGACTCATATTCCCTCTCTGATTCCCAGTGCAACTTGGCATATAATGTCTTTCTCCAGTTTGACTGTCTTGAAAatccctttctctctcatgcTTCTCAGAACTTCGATAATATGCGCCAGCGCTTCTCCCAGCTCACTCATGAACTTGACCATCATCCAGTAAAGCCAAGGTCAAGGGTCCATCTCCCACACTATTGTTCAGCAGGATCTGCCTTGTGTTTGATTGCAGCGGCTGTTGGTGTGGCCATAACAGCCGTAGCAATAGCTACCCATGCTCTAGTTGCCCTTGCCGGAAGTCCTTTATGTTTCGCTCTTTTCCCTTCCAATATGATCAAGAAAGAAAGGGGTAGCCTTGTTCAGGTTGATGAGGCTTCAAGAAGTGCTTATGTATTGCTGAGAGATCTAGACACCATTGATCGCCTGGTGGCCCATCTACATGGAGATGTTGAAAACGACAAGTTCTCTATCCGTCATGCATTGGAGAGGGACATCGACAAGTATCTCATTCAGGAGGTTCTGAAACAGCTCCGGAGAAATCGGCCAAGCTTTATGGAACGGCTTGCTTATCTCGAGGACAATTTGTTTCTATGTTTTGCTGCAATAAACCGGACCAGAGCACGTGTTCTTGAAAAGATCCATCCGCAAGAATCATAA
- the LOC125212264 gene encoding B3 domain-containing protein At2g36080-like isoform X1, which produces MPTKHWLSPPISTAAAAKIDLSKEALFEKPLTPSDVGKLNRLVIPKQHAERYFPMNNGGGLLLGFEDEAGKSWRFRYSYWNSSQSYVLTKGWSRFVKEKRLDAGDVVVFTRHPDDLGRLFIGWRRRGADAPPPPNRGGWTGLLYPQVDNPEKERNRNSKRLRLFGVNLEWDEEEPTSGSGEEPYHEYYSSHRRTGHPVSLGVCDSATI; this is translated from the exons ATGCCAACAAAACATTGGCTCTCTCCTCCCAtctccaccgccgccgcggCGAAAATCGACCTCTCGAAAGAGGCCTTATTCGAGAAGCCGCTGACGCCGAGCGACGTCGGCAAGCTCAACCGCCTCGTCATACCGAAGCAGCACGCCGAGAGGTACTTCCCCATGAACAACGGGGGCGGGCTGCTGCTCGGGTTCGAGGACGAGGCCGGGAAATCGTGGCGATTTCGGTACTCGTATTGGAACAGCAGCCAGAGCTACGTGCTGACGAAGGGGTGGAGCCGCTTCGTCAAGGAGAAGAGGCTCGATGCGGGAGACGTTGTCGTCTTCACGCGCCATCCGGACGACCTCGGTCGCCTCTTCATCGGATGGCGCCGGAGGGGCGCCGATGCCCCTCCGCCGCCGAATCGCGGGGGCTGGACCGGCCTACTTTACCCTCAAGTTG ATAATCCcgaaaaagagagaaataggAATTCGAAGAGGCTGAGATTATTCGGGGTGAACTTAGAATGGGACGAAGAGGAGCCGACTTCGGGTTCAGGGGAAGAGCCATACCATGAGTACTACTCGAGCCATCGTCGAACCGGTCACCCGGTAAGCTTAGGCGTGTGTGATTCGGCAACTATTTAA
- the LOC125212263 gene encoding protein trichome birefringence-like 8, with protein MQQNLHFLSPHLNKQLTHLLIIPALILTAVVACSRLTQPQPLSLFTIEFLTRILPRNPPSKTCDYSYGKWVWDETQPGRTYTESCPFLDPGFRCVRNGRQDSDYQKWRWQPHQCDIPRFDAKDFLERSRGRRIVFAGDSIGRNQWESLVCMLAQGVSNESTIYEENGNPITKHKGFLSIKFQDYNLTLQYFRVPYLVSIVRPPKDAPEQVRGAIKIDKLHWFSTKWVGADVLMFSAGHWWNKDKTLHSGHYFQEKEHVNMTMDVMEAFRRSLNTLKMWVTQRLEPWKSHVFFRSYSPVHFRDGEWNKGGYCNTSKEPETDYLKLEAEPMNNRIIHEVFGHDAGENRVEILNITYMTEMRKDGHPSSNREPGTPVRAPQDCSHWCLPGVPDTWNLLLYARLLAMGFGT; from the exons ATGCAACAAAACctccattttctctctcctcaccTCAACAAACAACTCACCCACTTGCTCATCATCCCCGCCCTAATCCTCACCGCCGTCGTCGCCTGCAGCCGCCTCACACAGCCGCAGCCGCTCTCTCTCTTCACCATCGAATTCCTGACCCGGATCCTGCCCCGAAACCCGCCTTCGAAAACATGCGATTACAGCTACGGGAAGTGGGTTTGGGACGAAACCCAGCCGGGTCGGACCTACACCGAGAGCTGCCCGTTTCTGGATCCGGGTTTCCGCTGCGTGCGCAACGGCCGGCAAGATTCCGATTACCAGAAATGGCGATGGCAGCCTCATCAATGCGATATTCCGAg GTTTGATGCCAAGGACTTTCTAGAGCGGAGCCGAGGCCGGCGAATCGTCTTCGCCGGCGACTCCATCGGCCGAAACCAATGGGAATCTCTAGTATGCATGCTTGCACAAGGTGTTTCCAACGAGTCCACAATATATGAAGAAAACGGCAACCCAATAACCAAGCACAAGGGCTTCCTCTCCATAAAATTCCAAGACTACAATCTCACACTCCAATATTTTAGAGTACCTTACCTCGTGTCGATCGTTCGCCCGCCTAAAGACGCCCCGGAACAAGTCCGGGGCGCCATCAAAATAGACAAGCTCCACTGGTTCTCGACCAAGTGGGTTGGCGCCGACGTCCTCATGTTCAGTGCGGGACATTGGTGGAACAAAGACAAAACATTACACTC TGGGCACTATTTTCAAGAAAAGGAACATGTGAACATGACCATGGATGTGATGGAAGCTTTTCGAAGATCCCTCAACACTTTAAAGATGTGGGTGACACAGAGATTGGAGCCTTGGAAATCTCACGTCTTCTTTAGAAGTTACTCACCCGTACATTTCAG GGATGGAGAATGGAACAAAGGTGGCTACTGCAACACGAGCAAAGAGCCGGAGACGGACTATTTGAAGCTCGAGGCAGAGCCGATGAACAACCGAATAATCCACGAGGTATTCGGACATGATGCAGGGGAAAACAGGGTTGAGATATTGAACATAACATATATGACAGAGATGAGAAAAGATGGGCACCCATCGAGCAACCGTGAGCCGGGAACTCCGGTCCGGGCACCGCAGGACTGCAGCCACTGGTGCCTGCCCGGAGTTCCGGACACGTGGAACCTACTTCTGTATGCTCGGCTTCTAGCAATGGGATTCGGAACATGA
- the LOC125216660 gene encoding casparian strip membrane protein 1-like — translation MEKSEAATIEMGSTSRESKGKAPLLTAAVHHNRAAGGYKRGAAVFDLILRVCSVAAAMAATIIMGTTEQTLPFFTQFFQFRASYDDLPTFTFFVIAMAVVTGYLILSVPFSIVCIARPSIIGARLLLVTCDTLAVTLATAAGGASAAIVYLAHNGNSDANWLAICQQFNDFCQRVSGAVVASFVTVVLLIFLVVISAFALRKKH, via the exons ATGGAGAAGAGTGAGGCCGCCACGATCGAAATGGGCAGCACAAGCCGGGAAAGCAAAGGGAAGGCGCCTCTACTCACGGCAGCCGTCCACCACAACCGGGCGGCTGGTGGATACAAGAGGGGCGCCGCCGTGTTCGACCTCATCCTTCGGGTGTGCTCTGTGGCGGCCGCCATGGCCGCCACCATCATCATGGGGACCACCGAGCAGACGCTTCCCTTCTTCACCCAGTTCTTCCAATTCCGAGCCAGCTACGACGACCTCCCTACTTTCAC ATTCTTTGTGATAGCGATGGCGGTGGTGACCGGCTATCTCATTCTCTCGGTGCCTTTCTCCATCGTCTGCATTGCTCGTCCGAGCATTATCGGGGCCCGCCTCCTACTCGTCACATGCGATACA TTGGCAGTCACACTGGCTACCGCGGCGGGAGGAGCCTCGGCCGCTATAGTGTACCTGGCCCACAACGGCAACTCGGACGCGAATTGGCTTGCCATTTGCCAGCAGTTCAATGACTTCTGCCAGAGGGTGAGCGGCGCCGTTGTGGCCTCCTTCGTCACGGTGGTGTTGCTCATCTTCCTCGTAGTCATCTCCGCCTTCGCTCTCAGGAAGAAGCATTAA